A window of the Leptospira brenneri genome harbors these coding sequences:
- a CDS encoding DUF1554 domain-containing protein: protein MFVTATTYNANLGGIVGADNKCSSDANKPSTGNYKALIVDDVNRRACTSVNCTSGGVTEQINWVLAPNTSYVQSSSPSTIIFISDANGVYNSSLTNLISAAAAAIWTGIKNTSSWDWQTDTAHTCTSWTDSVSGNCGTYGVTSWTDSRAIAIVSAYGSGGTLNNLLCVEQ, encoded by the coding sequence ATGTTCGTTACGGCAACGACCTATAATGCCAATTTAGGAGGTATTGTAGGTGCAGATAACAAATGTTCGTCTGATGCCAATAAACCTTCCACAGGTAATTACAAGGCATTAATTGTGGATGATGTCAATCGTAGAGCTTGTACCAGCGTGAATTGTACTTCTGGTGGAGTTACGGAACAGATTAATTGGGTATTGGCACCAAATACAAGTTATGTTCAGTCTTCCAGTCCATCGACGATTATTTTCATATCCGATGCTAATGGGGTATATAACAGTAGCTTAACGAATTTAATTTCGGCTGCAGCGGCCGCAATCTGGACAGGGATCAAAAACACGTCCTCTTGGGATTGGCAAACCGATACCGCACATACATGTACTTCTTGGACCGATAGCGTATCAGGAAATTGCGGAACCTATGGGGTGACTTCTTGGACAGATAGCCGTGCGATTGCGATTGTTTCCGCATACGGAAGTGGAGGTACACTCAACAATTTACTTTGTGTCGAGCAGTAG
- a CDS encoding methyl-accepting chemotaxis protein — protein MSSVTGNYLEKGSMIANTIRISFAVVMLSINVFFMIAIPTTERTMSLILSFLEFVVLSYGVYTFWLYRKKIFYLKFAYVSILLDIIIYSSVFAIVVILSKTPAEKVSIATMPFVMLVLLFVVIYSGFLLSYKLTMTVGYIAISSLLLYVFLGVKGGAEIKFIATAANEFGIPFIGINTIALICGVHMMSAVVKFMSNSSNEATKSAEEAKQKSEAANQTKQNIQSEAETLNQSVKEMLKFMDSLNTEIQTQVSSVEEISASMEELAASMDSASDFVKSQFTRIDDLNQESSVMDKILSEVYTSTINLAQTTDESKQYSVQVTTAMDSVSSNFEEIKESFQKVEEVNQILSEIADRTNLLALNASIEAARAGEHGRGFAVVAQEVAKLADSAQENASLISKIITQAAKQIVSGNTAATETKEKMGIQDKGFGILVSNLSDLKIKVEKQTSIHKSFLHSFQELFSLSKQLEELASEQKMGTQEMSRALVSIEQSASSLASNTSHLRENVDGLSKQSERLAKHI, from the coding sequence ATGTCATCTGTTACTGGTAACTACTTAGAAAAAGGAAGTATGATAGCCAACACAATTCGTATTTCCTTTGCGGTTGTGATGTTATCTATCAATGTTTTCTTTATGATTGCGATTCCCACAACCGAACGAACGATGAGCCTCATACTTTCATTTCTGGAATTTGTGGTTTTATCGTATGGTGTTTATACTTTCTGGCTCTATAGAAAGAAAATATTCTATTTAAAATTTGCCTATGTCTCCATTTTACTCGATATCATCATCTACTCGAGTGTTTTTGCCATTGTAGTCATTTTGTCCAAAACACCAGCAGAAAAGGTTTCCATTGCAACAATGCCCTTTGTAATGTTGGTTCTCCTCTTCGTCGTTATTTATTCCGGGTTTCTATTGTCGTATAAACTAACAATGACAGTTGGTTACATTGCAATTTCCAGTTTACTTCTGTATGTTTTTTTAGGAGTAAAAGGAGGTGCGGAAATCAAATTTATTGCCACTGCAGCAAATGAATTTGGGATTCCATTTATAGGAATCAATACAATTGCTTTGATATGCGGTGTTCATATGATGAGTGCAGTCGTAAAATTTATGTCGAATTCAAGCAATGAGGCAACAAAATCTGCTGAAGAAGCAAAACAAAAATCTGAAGCTGCAAATCAAACAAAACAAAACATCCAGTCAGAAGCGGAGACATTGAATCAAAGTGTCAAAGAAATGTTAAAATTTATGGATTCATTAAATACTGAAATCCAAACACAAGTTTCAAGTGTAGAAGAAATCAGTGCCTCCATGGAAGAACTTGCCGCTTCCATGGACAGTGCTAGTGATTTTGTAAAATCACAGTTTACAAGAATTGATGACTTAAACCAAGAAAGTTCGGTCATGGATAAAATTTTGTCTGAAGTTTACACATCAACCATCAATTTGGCACAAACCACAGATGAATCCAAACAATATAGTGTTCAAGTAACCACTGCTATGGATTCAGTAAGTTCCAATTTTGAAGAAATCAAAGAAAGTTTTCAGAAAGTAGAAGAAGTTAATCAAATTTTAAGTGAAATCGCCGATCGAACCAACTTGCTTGCGTTAAATGCTTCAATCGAAGCAGCGCGCGCTGGTGAACATGGAAGAGGATTTGCAGTTGTAGCTCAAGAAGTGGCTAAACTTGCTGATAGTGCACAAGAAAATGCTTCGTTAATTTCAAAGATCATTACACAAGCAGCCAAACAGATTGTAAGTGGAAATACTGCGGCGACTGAAACAAAAGAAAAAATGGGAATCCAAGACAAGGGTTTTGGTATTCTCGTATCAAACCTTTCTGATTTAAAGATTAAAGTGGAAAAACAAACATCGATTCATAAATCTTTTTTACATTCATTTCAAGAATTGTTCTCACTGTCCAAACAATTGGAAGAATTAGCATCAGAACAAAAAATGGGGACGCAGGAAATGTCAAGAGCTCTTGTATCGATTGAACAATCTGCTTCTTCGCTTGCATCCAATACTTCCCACTTACGTGAAAATGTGGACGGGCTCTCAAAACAATCTGAACGATTGGCTAAACATATTTAA
- a CDS encoding glycosyltransferase family 2 protein, with product MTNKTHRLITILVPVWNEAENIPVFLESLRKNLKTLPGQFHILFVDDGSTDCTKSVILSFPRFTHKLTVIELKKNYGKEIAITIGLREHKGDALILMDVDMQDPPDLIPIFIELWKQGSPIVVGIRTKRNKDSLFKRLTAGMFYRVLQLLSNKIPLKGSGDFFLIDDRVVQSIISLRKKYLWFRGSVAIVDFCQTPVYFERMQRARGISKWTYWKLFQLAFGVLFYMTNMPMYLASGFLLTGFSFIWFDSLPYTSFYENDANIFVSAFCFGMVICISLFLLLAQAKEPPPNAIKKINKRIRGKPNMF from the coding sequence ATGACAAATAAAACACATAGACTGATCACCATCCTTGTGCCTGTTTGGAATGAAGCAGAAAACATTCCTGTATTTTTGGAGTCTTTGCGAAAAAACCTAAAGACTCTTCCCGGTCAATTCCATATTCTCTTTGTGGATGACGGTAGTACAGATTGTACGAAAAGTGTAATTCTTTCCTTTCCTCGCTTTACTCATAAATTAACTGTCATTGAACTCAAAAAAAATTACGGGAAAGAAATTGCTATAACCATAGGCCTTAGAGAACACAAGGGAGACGCACTGATTTTAATGGATGTGGACATGCAAGACCCGCCGGACCTCATTCCCATTTTCATCGAACTTTGGAAACAAGGTAGCCCTATTGTTGTGGGAATTCGTACAAAACGAAACAAGGATTCTCTATTTAAACGTTTAACAGCTGGTATGTTTTATCGAGTATTACAATTACTCTCTAATAAAATACCGTTAAAGGGAAGCGGCGATTTTTTTCTTATCGATGATCGTGTTGTCCAATCAATCATTTCACTTCGCAAAAAATATCTTTGGTTTCGGGGCAGTGTTGCCATTGTTGATTTTTGTCAAACTCCCGTGTATTTTGAACGAATGCAAAGAGCCCGAGGGATATCAAAGTGGACTTACTGGAAATTATTTCAATTGGCCTTCGGTGTATTATTTTATATGACAAATATGCCTATGTATCTCGCTAGCGGCTTTTTACTGACAGGATTTTCGTTTATATGGTTTGATTCTTTGCCTTACACATCGTTTTACGAAAACGATGCCAATATTTTTGTTTCTGCCTTTTGTTTTGGAATGGTAATTTGTATATCTCTCTTTCTGTTATTGGCACAAGCGAAAGAACCACCCCCTAATGCGATCAAAAAAATAAATAAACGCATTCGCGGGAAACCGAATATGTTTTGA
- a CDS encoding beta-propeller fold lactonase family protein: protein MRIYSVDAEYGPSSDAYVERMAPFSYAGFPGNAPARLLVPPKSRKIIFAPGDNGSLVSLEYTDSKAIEIRNTFLYGNLPSPYVQRIASTPTDVFYTLNTSSNTLQRWSLNSETGALALKNSGNYPFGVACSPLSLRYDRKNESIAVLTGYAGTRGISFLKSQGDSLIPISPNFDFGTLTSNDNLCIHPERNFFYSTISTFPNTIKAFQYSMDGAITEVSGSPFAPDTTASGLATGLQMTTNMVIDPDGKYLAIAYVAGSNRYLSLLAINRETGALSETGSKYSVGNSPSNLHWDKSGQFIYLTSDTGGSTNNYQLEYFKVMSDGSITRGVNSPITINPMSPAIGIANIESINPNFYLRYAP from the coding sequence GTGCGCATTTACTCTGTCGATGCAGAATACGGCCCAAGTTCCGATGCCTATGTAGAACGTATGGCCCCTTTCTCATACGCGGGGTTTCCTGGAAACGCACCCGCAAGACTCCTCGTCCCACCAAAGTCCAGAAAGATCATTTTTGCACCAGGGGATAATGGATCATTAGTATCACTGGAATACACCGACAGCAAAGCCATCGAAATCCGGAACACTTTCCTTTACGGAAATTTGCCGTCCCCATACGTACAACGGATTGCGAGCACTCCCACAGATGTGTTCTATACCCTGAATACCTCGAGCAACACATTGCAACGTTGGAGTCTTAATTCAGAGACAGGTGCCCTTGCGTTAAAGAATTCAGGAAATTATCCTTTTGGCGTAGCTTGCAGTCCATTGTCTTTGCGTTACGATAGAAAAAATGAATCCATTGCCGTACTGACCGGTTACGCCGGTACGAGGGGCATAAGTTTCCTTAAGTCGCAGGGTGATTCACTCATACCGATTAGCCCCAATTTCGATTTCGGAACATTGACATCGAATGACAATCTTTGCATTCATCCAGAAAGAAATTTCTTCTACTCAACCATTTCAACTTTCCCCAATACCATCAAAGCCTTCCAATATTCAATGGATGGCGCTATAACGGAAGTTAGCGGATCACCTTTTGCACCAGATACAACTGCTTCTGGGCTCGCCACCGGATTACAGATGACCACAAACATGGTCATTGATCCGGACGGCAAGTATCTCGCCATTGCGTATGTTGCAGGAAGCAACCGTTATTTGAGCTTACTCGCTATCAACCGAGAAACCGGTGCACTTTCAGAAACCGGATCCAAATACTCTGTGGGTAATTCTCCTTCAAACCTCCATTGGGACAAAAGTGGTCAGTTTATTTACTTAACCTCCGACACTGGAGGATCAACTAACAATTACCAGTTGGAATACTTCAAGGTAATGTCTGACGGATCGATCACAAGAGGGGTAAACTCACCCATTACCATCAATCCTATGAGCCCAGCGATTGGTATAGCCAATATCGAATCAATCAATCCTAATTTTTATCTGCGGTATGCGCCCTGA
- a CDS encoding GIY-YIG nuclease family protein — translation MYILICSDGSYYTGSTKYLEKRIKQHQSGKGANFTKKRLPVQLVYYEEYSRIDHAFYREKQVQGWSRKKKESLMRQDFDELSLLAKKIWKRNQEVN, via the coding sequence ATGTATATTCTAATTTGCTCCGATGGTTCGTATTATACTGGTAGTACGAAGTATTTAGAAAAAAGGATCAAACAACATCAAAGTGGAAAGGGTGCTAATTTCACGAAAAAAAGATTGCCTGTTCAATTAGTATATTATGAAGAATATTCTCGAATCGATCATGCATTTTACAGAGAAAAACAAGTGCAAGGTTGGTCCCGAAAGAAAAAAGAGTCACTGATGCGACAAGACTTTGATGAGTTAAGTTTACTTGCCAAAAAAATTTGGAAACGAAACCAAGAAGTGAATTGA
- a CDS encoding rod shape-determining protein: protein MIFDNLYGLFSNDMGIDLGTANTLVHVKGQGIVLSEPSVVAVQASTGRVLAVGQEAKRMLGRTPGDIVAIRPMKDGVIADFETVEKMIRYFIAKVHNRTTFVKPRIVIGVPSGITEVERRAVRESAEQAGAREIFLIEEALAAAIGANIPIHEPAGNMIVDIGGGTTEIAVISLGGMVIAESIRTGGDEFDEAIVKYLRNQYNLVVGERTAEDIKLTIGNAFADKRVDTMEVKGRDAISGLPRTLELDSNEIRKALKEPTDEILDGIKSVLERTPPELAADIVERGIVLTGGGCLLRGLEHYLTKETGVPVFRAENPLTCVVLGTGRYLDELKYIKPGIR from the coding sequence ATGATATTTGATAACCTCTATGGACTATTCTCGAACGATATGGGCATCGATTTGGGAACCGCGAACACCCTCGTGCATGTGAAAGGACAAGGGATCGTCCTATCAGAACCGTCGGTCGTGGCAGTCCAAGCCTCTACAGGCCGAGTCCTCGCCGTGGGACAAGAAGCAAAACGGATGCTCGGAAGAACACCTGGTGACATCGTCGCCATCCGCCCTATGAAAGACGGGGTCATCGCCGACTTCGAAACCGTAGAAAAGATGATTCGTTACTTCATCGCAAAAGTCCACAACCGCACTACATTTGTAAAACCACGTATCGTCATCGGAGTTCCTTCTGGAATTACCGAAGTAGAAAGACGTGCCGTTCGTGAGTCCGCAGAACAAGCCGGAGCTCGCGAAATTTTCCTTATCGAAGAAGCTTTGGCTGCTGCGATTGGTGCCAACATCCCGATCCATGAACCAGCAGGAAATATGATCGTAGATATCGGAGGGGGAACCACAGAAATCGCTGTGATCTCTCTCGGTGGTATGGTGATCGCAGAGTCCATCCGTACCGGTGGTGACGAATTCGATGAAGCGATTGTGAAATACCTTCGTAACCAATACAACCTAGTCGTCGGAGAAAGAACTGCCGAGGATATCAAACTCACGATCGGAAACGCGTTTGCTGACAAACGTGTGGACACTATGGAAGTGAAAGGTCGTGACGCGATCTCTGGTCTTCCGCGCACCTTGGAACTGGACTCTAACGAAATTCGTAAAGCCCTCAAAGAACCAACAGACGAAATCCTAGACGGAATCAAATCCGTTTTGGAACGCACTCCTCCAGAACTTGCAGCCGACATCGTAGAACGAGGAATCGTTCTCACAGGTGGCGGTTGCCTTCTTCGTGGTCTCGAACACTACCTCACCAAAGAAACAGGAGTTCCAGTATTTCGTGCCGAAAACCCACTGACTTGTGTGGTGTTAGGAACTGGAAGATACTTGGACGAATTGAAATATATTAAGCCAGGGATTCGATAG
- a CDS encoding Ppx/GppA phosphatase family protein, whose protein sequence is MLPFSQILRKPNSAFRTEKILAAIDLGTNSFHIVIVKLRPDGTLEYLTKEKESVRLGSGSSDYAVIQDDAMDRGIACLKRFQSLADSYKAEIRAVATSALREAENRQVFLDRAEKETGIKIQVVSGNEEARLIYLGILQGLPVFDKRILLIDIGGGSTELLIGEKGEILFSTSLKLGAIRLTEKYLKKDPLNPTDLLKCQIHIESVLSAFLPQMETWKPFMVVGSSGTISSVASIVLEKKMEKRDRLNGTEITIDQFKEARKQVLDADSLKKRLKIPGLDAKRGDIIVGGVLVLDEVLQRIKAPSFTVSEFALREGIVYDTIESWFRHTDTSFPPLDNIREKAIKTVANLYPAGKSHAEAVAKITLQMFDDLKGLHNLGNLERDYLETACYLHQVGLCISHHNYHKHSYYIIKNSEAMVGFSNAEIEIIALLARYHRKGGPKGKHEEFKALRPEDQLLVKKLAAFLRIGDGLDRSEKSIIQRLDAVYEKGKVLCRLYHKKGTDPNLEIWSVAEKKDLFEETFGVFLEFQTFTL, encoded by the coding sequence ATGCTTCCTTTCTCACAAATCTTAAGAAAACCCAACTCCGCATTTCGCACGGAAAAGATACTCGCTGCCATTGATTTGGGCACAAATTCTTTCCACATCGTTATCGTAAAACTAAGACCGGATGGAACACTTGAATATCTGACCAAAGAAAAAGAATCGGTTCGTTTGGGCAGTGGTAGCAGTGATTATGCGGTGATCCAAGACGATGCAATGGATAGGGGAATTGCTTGCCTCAAACGTTTTCAGTCTTTAGCAGACTCCTATAAAGCCGAAATCCGAGCCGTAGCTACGAGTGCATTGAGAGAAGCCGAGAACCGCCAAGTCTTTCTCGACCGAGCAGAGAAAGAAACCGGGATTAAAATCCAAGTGGTCTCCGGAAACGAGGAAGCAAGGCTAATTTATTTAGGAATTTTACAAGGCCTTCCCGTTTTTGACAAACGTATCCTTCTCATCGACATTGGAGGAGGGAGTACAGAGCTACTGATTGGGGAAAAAGGTGAGATTCTATTTTCTACCAGTTTGAAACTCGGTGCCATTCGACTCACGGAAAAATATCTCAAGAAAGATCCTTTGAACCCCACGGATCTTTTGAAATGTCAAATCCATATTGAATCGGTGTTATCTGCCTTTTTACCCCAAATGGAAACCTGGAAACCCTTTATGGTAGTGGGAAGTTCGGGAACCATATCTTCCGTGGCCTCCATTGTTCTGGAAAAGAAAATGGAAAAAAGGGACAGATTGAACGGAACAGAAATCACAATCGATCAGTTTAAAGAAGCTCGTAAACAAGTCTTAGATGCGGATAGTTTAAAAAAGAGACTTAAAATTCCAGGACTTGATGCCAAAAGAGGGGATATCATTGTGGGAGGAGTTTTGGTTTTGGACGAAGTGTTACAAAGGATCAAAGCCCCTTCCTTTACTGTGAGTGAGTTTGCCCTTCGGGAAGGGATTGTCTACGATACCATCGAATCCTGGTTCCGACATACGGATACATCCTTTCCTCCTCTCGACAATATCCGTGAAAAAGCAATTAAAACCGTTGCCAATCTTTATCCTGCCGGCAAAAGCCATGCTGAAGCTGTTGCAAAAATCACCTTACAAATGTTTGATGATTTGAAAGGCTTACACAACCTGGGAAATTTGGAACGCGATTATCTGGAAACAGCTTGTTATTTACATCAGGTGGGACTTTGTATTTCGCATCATAACTACCACAAACATAGTTATTATATTATCAAAAACTCCGAAGCCATGGTTGGATTTTCCAATGCAGAAATTGAGATCATAGCCCTTCTTGCCCGTTACCATCGAAAGGGAGGCCCAAAGGGAAAACACGAAGAGTTCAAAGCACTTCGTCCCGAAGACCAACTCCTAGTCAAAAAGTTGGCTGCGTTTTTACGAATTGGAGATGGACTTGATCGTTCCGAAAAATCCATCATCCAAAGGCTTGATGCTGTTTATGAAAAGGGAAAGGTTCTCTGTCGTTTGTACCACAAAAAAGGAACAGATCCTAATTTAGAAATTTGGTCTGTTGCTGAGAAAAAAGATCTTTTTGAAGAGACCTTTGGTGTGTTCTTAGAATTTCAAACTTTTACTTTGTGA
- a CDS encoding SpoIIE family protein phosphatase, producing MMIRTFCICFLLFPISIWALPVDLTKNWNVKKGWLESEIPTGSGWISLESLPLVSIKSQLDFPLGDLQKVTMVKPFLLSEIDFKETESDVFALHIPYLSNVYKVYINGEIVNARGIVDNNHIVRSGYKRNILIKLSRNSLRVGKNEIRVLLAAEPGEELNYYKVFNDFGSSIDRYTVLQKIEDEYITFMLLFLYFFVGIYHALFYWKRRNEEYNLYFALFAVFLSIYMYFRSQAIYRWGLDPFTATKMEYFIVFLTPTWLLLFVDTFFRKRISPITKGYFVFSLTLAFIQIFVNRANSVMLLRVWQGSVLAFSIVLFYITIRAILKNNRDAKRLLIGIFFLMFTAIWDILGASGMIPLQNLNLSRFGFLFFVLGIAVVLANRFLRVHKQVEELNANLERKVVERTNELQETLTRVQELKIQQDGDYFLTSLLLDPLNDSKKSRSEMIGIQSYTKQKKEFEFKGKTKEIGGDLIICDDIVLNGKKYFVFINGDAMGKSIQGAGGALVLGVVFLSFIKRTQVILESQSKSPERWIKECFYELQTIFESFDGSMLVSVVLGLVEEETGVLYYLNAEHPWTVLYRDGVASFLEDELELRKIGTKGMAGDVRVRVFVLEKGDVIFIGSDGRDDLILESGPDGFRVMNEDETKFLQVVNESQGAIEQIVQNLQSVGSFSDDLTILRLEWMGTAKRVGNISLSSIDSDHFVYSELQGVLESGNAEETYRTIERMLVSESLEDDVRINLLREKAKISLLLKRYDSAVESLESIFPYFVTDNEVLLQLSYAYRKSRNIRKAVDIGERLRARDPKHIRNLINLIECYRLQKNEERARKILKRLGSIAPENLQYLKLKESFG from the coding sequence ATGATGATCCGAACTTTTTGTATTTGTTTTCTTCTCTTTCCTATTTCTATTTGGGCCTTACCAGTAGATCTGACAAAGAACTGGAATGTCAAAAAGGGTTGGTTGGAATCAGAAATTCCCACTGGCAGTGGATGGATATCTTTAGAATCCCTTCCTCTTGTTTCCATCAAATCACAATTGGATTTTCCTCTTGGAGATTTGCAAAAAGTCACAATGGTAAAACCTTTTTTGTTGTCTGAAATTGATTTTAAAGAGACAGAATCTGATGTTTTTGCCTTACACATTCCTTATCTTTCTAATGTGTACAAAGTGTACATAAATGGAGAGATTGTCAATGCAAGGGGAATTGTCGATAACAATCATATCGTCAGAAGTGGTTATAAAAGAAATATCCTTATCAAACTTTCTCGAAATTCATTACGTGTTGGAAAAAACGAAATCCGAGTCCTACTTGCGGCCGAACCTGGTGAGGAGTTAAATTATTATAAAGTATTTAATGATTTTGGGTCATCAATAGATCGTTATACGGTATTACAAAAAATTGAAGATGAATACATTACGTTTATGCTTTTGTTTTTATATTTTTTTGTGGGGATTTATCATGCTTTGTTTTATTGGAAACGACGAAATGAAGAATACAATCTCTACTTTGCATTGTTTGCTGTGTTTTTATCTATTTATATGTATTTTAGGTCACAGGCCATCTACCGTTGGGGTTTGGATCCATTTACTGCAACCAAAATGGAATACTTTATCGTATTTTTAACACCCACATGGTTGTTACTTTTTGTTGATACTTTTTTTCGTAAACGAATCAGTCCTATTACAAAAGGATATTTTGTTTTTAGTCTGACACTCGCTTTCATTCAAATATTTGTGAATCGGGCCAATTCTGTTATGCTTTTGCGGGTTTGGCAGGGATCAGTTTTGGCATTCAGTATTGTTTTGTTTTACATTACGATCAGGGCGATTCTAAAAAATAATAGAGACGCCAAGCGTTTGTTAATTGGTATTTTCTTTTTGATGTTTACTGCTATTTGGGATATTTTGGGTGCCTCTGGAATGATTCCCCTCCAAAATCTTAATTTATCTCGGTTTGGGTTTTTGTTTTTTGTGCTTGGGATTGCTGTTGTTCTTGCGAACCGATTTTTACGGGTTCATAAACAGGTAGAAGAACTAAACGCTAATTTAGAAAGAAAGGTTGTGGAAAGGACAAACGAGTTACAAGAAACTCTCACTCGTGTCCAGGAACTAAAAATCCAACAAGATGGAGATTATTTTTTAACATCACTCCTTCTTGATCCACTGAACGATTCCAAAAAATCGCGTTCAGAAATGATTGGAATCCAATCTTATACAAAACAAAAAAAAGAATTCGAATTCAAAGGAAAAACCAAAGAGATCGGTGGTGACCTCATCATTTGTGATGATATTGTTCTTAATGGTAAAAAATACTTCGTTTTTATCAACGGAGATGCTATGGGCAAATCCATTCAAGGTGCTGGTGGTGCACTTGTGTTAGGTGTTGTTTTTTTATCCTTTATCAAACGCACACAAGTGATTTTGGAAAGCCAATCCAAATCTCCAGAACGATGGATCAAAGAATGTTTTTATGAACTACAAACCATTTTCGAGTCCTTTGACGGGTCTATGCTTGTATCTGTTGTACTTGGGCTTGTTGAAGAAGAAACAGGAGTTCTTTATTATCTCAACGCGGAACATCCTTGGACAGTTTTGTATCGTGATGGTGTAGCTTCCTTTCTCGAAGATGAACTGGAACTGAGAAAGATCGGAACCAAAGGAATGGCGGGAGATGTCAGAGTTAGGGTTTTTGTTTTAGAAAAAGGAGATGTGATCTTTATCGGTTCGGATGGGAGGGATGATTTGATTTTGGAAAGTGGACCTGATGGTTTTCGTGTGATGAACGAAGATGAAACCAAGTTCTTACAAGTAGTGAACGAATCACAAGGTGCGATCGAACAAATTGTACAAAACCTCCAATCGGTGGGAAGTTTTTCAGATGATTTAACGATTCTAAGGTTAGAGTGGATGGGTACGGCAAAAAGAGTAGGGAATATTTCACTTTCTTCTATTGATTCTGATCATTTTGTATATTCAGAACTCCAAGGGGTTTTGGAATCAGGAAATGCAGAAGAAACGTATCGGACTATTGAACGAATGTTAGTAAGTGAAAGTTTGGAAGATGATGTGCGAATCAATCTTCTTAGAGAAAAAGCAAAAATTTCTCTTTTATTGAAACGATATGATTCGGCCGTTGAATCTTTAGAATCTATTTTTCCTTATTTTGTTACTGATAATGAAGTTCTTTTGCAGTTAAGTTATGCTTACAGGAAATCACGAAATATCCGTAAGGCGGTAGATATTGGAGAGAGGCTTCGCGCTCGGGATCCGAAACATATCCGAAATCTAATTAACTTGATAGAATGTTACCGACTCCAAAAAAATGAAGAAAGAGCACGTAAAATTCTCAAACGACTCGGATCGATTGCTCCAGAGAACCTTCAGTATTTGAAACTAAAAGAAAGTTTTGGATAA
- the soxR gene encoding redox-sensitive transcriptional activator SoxR — MENLLSISQVAKRSGVKASALRYYEERGLITSIRTSSGKRHYMREILRRIAFIVFAQKIGLSLEEIGAEIEKLPHGHTPKGQDWSKLSKTWTERLDQKIEELLRLKSGLTHCIGCGCLSLSECRLVNPNDKLANYGSGPRRWLRKEKSITKHS; from the coding sequence ATGGAAAATTTATTAAGTATCAGCCAAGTAGCAAAACGGAGTGGAGTCAAAGCATCGGCTTTACGTTATTATGAAGAACGTGGGCTCATCACTTCCATCAGAACGAGTTCCGGCAAAAGACATTATATGAGAGAAATTCTCCGAAGAATTGCGTTTATTGTATTTGCTCAAAAGATTGGTCTTTCTTTAGAAGAAATCGGCGCAGAAATTGAAAAACTTCCTCATGGTCATACTCCCAAAGGACAAGACTGGTCCAAACTATCCAAAACCTGGACAGAAAGACTCGATCAAAAAATTGAAGAACTATTGAGGCTTAAGTCAGGACTCACTCATTGTATCGGTTGTGGATGTCTATCTCTCTCAGAATGTAGACTTGTAAATCCAAATGATAAACTAGCAAATTATGGATCGGGGCCAAGAAGGTGGTTAAGGAAAGAAAAGAGTATCACCAAACATTCGTAA